Proteins encoded by one window of Cloeon dipterum chromosome 2, ieCloDipt1.1, whole genome shotgun sequence:
- the LOC135937433 gene encoding uncharacterized protein LOC135937433, which produces MKLCCSLRMKPIRVTDELLNTLNSNDSINIFNNPEKASTDRELIKTSFWMAATRQGCAGQYRFCLHDDVGPWDSTDDFWDMVNPRDDGSCLVVDRQYAKEGAPFGVRQVQCSASTANFACQVDGKRINDLVNAGSADKSEVLIMILIATRSFFKFIGK; this is translated from the exons ATGAAGCTGTGTTGCAGTTTAAGAATGAAGCCAATTAGAGTCACGGATGAACTTTTAAACACGCTCAACTCGAATGACAgcatcaatattttcaacaatccTG AGAAGGCATCAACCGACCGCGAGCTGATAAAAACCAGCTTCTGGATGGCCGCGACGCGCCAAGGGTGCGCCGGCCAATACCGATTCTGCTTGCACGACGACGTGGGTCCTTGGGACTCGACGGACGACTTCTGGGACATGGTCAACCCGCGGGACGACGGCTCGTGTTTGGTCGTCGACCGGCAGTACGCGAAGGAAGGGGCGCCGTTCGGGGTGCGCCAGGTGCAGTGCTCGGCATCCACGGCCAATTTCGCCTGTCAGGTGGACGGCAAGAGGATCAACGACCTGGTCAATGCAGGATCAGCAGACAAATCTGAGGTTTTAATCATGATATTGATAGCAACCAGAtccttttttaagtttatagggaaataa
- the LOC135937670 gene encoding uncharacterized protein LOC135937670, translating into MRLLSIQSIEKLNCLDNVIPNYGEYWTSGTNDGCKNNRYRWCSHEFKDFVKPDVNLNTTYTGNSQNATYCVKARNTFEGVKLSVTDCYETLLQPICETRVMAESHVQEVFNECKLTHRVSQREVEKFNTSEIDRFSFKMKCLMTCMAELLGFVKTINL; encoded by the exons ATGCGTCTCTTGTCAATCCAGTCGATTGAAAAGCTGAACTGTTTGGACAATGTGATTCCAAATTACGGAGAATACTGGACATCTGGCACCAACGATGGCTGTAAGAATAATCGCTACag gTGGTGCTCACACGAATTCAAGGACTTTGTGAAGCCGGACGTCAATTTAAACACCACTTACACGGGGA attctCAAAATGCGACATACTGCGTGAAAGCGAGAAACACGTTTGAGGGTGTCAAATTGAGCGTTACTGATTGCTACGAAACGCTTCTCCAACCTATTTGCGAG ACCCGCGTAATGGCAGAATCACACGTGCAAGAGGTTTTTAACGAATGCAAACTGACACACCGCGTCTCACaac gTGAAGTAGAAAAGTTCAACACCTCTGAGATTGACAGATTTTCGTTCAAAATGAAA TGCTTAATGACGTGCATGGCTGAACTCCTGGGATTtgtaaaaactataaatttataa